One Panthera leo isolate Ple1 chromosome B1, P.leo_Ple1_pat1.1, whole genome shotgun sequence DNA window includes the following coding sequences:
- the SMIM43 gene encoding small integral membrane protein 43, with protein MEWELNFLLYLALFFFLLFLLFLLLFVVIKQLKNSVASTAGALQPGRLSLHREPWGFSREQAV; from the coding sequence ATGGAGTGGGAGCTCAACTTTCTGCTCTACCTGGCgctctttttcttcctgctcttcttACTTTTCCTCTTGCTCTTCGTGGTCATCAAGCAGCTGAAGAACTCTGTGGCCAGCACGGCTGGGGCGCTCCAGCCCGGGCGTCTCTCACTGCACCGGGAGCCTTGGGGCTTCTCCCGAGAGCAAGCGGTGTGA